The DNA segment TACAGAGATGCTAAAAACAAAATCTTCAAAAAATAAATAAAAAATTATTTTACAATGACTGAAGCATTAGCCCAAGGGTGTATCATACAAAAATAGTCATATTCTCCCAATTCTTCAAATTTGAACGAGAAAGTCTCATCTGACAATATGAGTCCACTATCAAATTGTTTGTCTGGACCACTGACAATATTTCCACTTGTAACAGTATGTGCAGAAGAATCATCATTTCTCCAAATCACCTCTCCTCCTTTGAAAATTATTAGTGTTGAAGGATCATAACACTTGTCTCCATCTTCACAGCCAGGAACACTGGTACCTGTTGGGATAATGACTAGTCTTGATGGAAGTTTTGATGTCGTAAATTCTTTGGCCTCTTCTCCAATCTCTTTTGCCTCCTTTACCACTTGTTTTGTCTTTTCAGTAACTTTGTCCATTACCTGAGAGCCTGATTTTGCAAGTTCTTGGATTTTTTCGCTAGTTTCCTTTGTAGCCTCTTTTATTGGTACTGCTGTCTTTTCTATGGTGACAGGAATATCTGCAGGACTCCCAGTTGCTAAAAAACCCAAGGCAATAGATACTATTACAATTGTAACTATGATTCCAGCCTTGTCTATAGATGTCATAGTATTGATTATTGATTTGAATAAAAAAACAAGTATCTAATTGTCAGAAATGATAATGTCTGACTAGTTTAACTACCAAGAATATGATCTAAAATCATGGTGTCCGATAATTTCTGTCATTGTGGTTCATGTGGGCATGAAAAAATTGATGAATGTTACACAAAACAATGTGCCTGCTGTCTAACAGACCATCAAGGTCCATTTAGCAAGAACAGATGATCAAAAATTTTCATCCGATAAAATAATATGTAAAAATTATTTGTATTATTCTGAAAAAACTTTAGTTCTAAATAATGTCAAATTTACCATTTTCTTTGGCTTTGTAAATGATATCTGGTTTTCTCAAAAATATCCCTGATTCTAAAACCCCTGCAGTCTGTTTGATTTTTTGAGTTAATGCTTTGGGATTCTTTATCGTTCCAAAATCACAATCTAAAACTATATTTCCATTTTCTGTAAAGAATGGATAACCTCTATCAAGTGAACGGATTTCTGCATCTCCTCCGAGTTTTTTAATCGAATTAGTAACAGAGTTTCTTGCTAAAGGATGAATTTCAACTGGAACAGTTCTAGTAAAGTTTTTTACAAATTTTGTTTTGTCTGCCATTACCACCACTTTTTTTGCAAGACTAAACAAAATATTTTCTCTTAGTAATGCTCCTCCACCACCTTTGATTACGTATTTTTGAGAATCAATTTGGTCTGCACCATCAAACACTACATCGATATATTCCACTTGATCAGCTTCTACAAGCGGAATTCTTCCTTTTTCAGCAATTAATTTAATTTGTAATGACGTTGGCACACCTCTAACGTTGTAGCCTTTTAGTTTGATTAGTTTTGCAAGTGATTTTACAAGTGCAGTTGCTGCACGTCCACTGCCTAACCCAATAACATAATCATCTTTTACAAATTTTAACGCGTCACTTGATAATGCCTTAATGGCATCATCATATGTCAATTATTCTACCTCTGCTTGATCCAGTTTTGATAATACTTTCATGATGTCACCTTTGATTTTGTCCAAATCATCTGCATCATCATCAAAGTCATCATCTGATGTAACTGGTTTCTCCTTAATTGGTTCTGGAAGTGCCTTGTGCTCATTAATTTTTGCGACTTCTTTGTTAATGTCAGGTTTAGTCTCAAGTTTGGTTTCAGGTTTTGCTGTTACAGATTGGATGATCTCAATTTTATCTTCAATTTTTGGCTTTGGTTGTATAATTTCTTGAACAATGTCTTCTTTTGGTTTGATTGCTTCTGTTGGGGCTATTCTTGCTTGTGGCATTGGTTTTACAATCTGTTTTGCCTCTTCAAATAATGGGAATTTTGGTTCTTTTCTTGAAATGTTTGTAAGAGTAGTTAATTCAAATGATTGTCTTGATTTTGTTGGAGGGATCTCAATTGGCTCCATCTTGTCTTCTTTTGGTTTGTCAAAGTTGAATGCATTGGATTTTTTCTGCTTTGTTTCTTGTTTTACTTCTGGAACTTTTACGTTTGGCGTTTCAACCTTGGCACTTAACATCTTTGATGATAATTCATATAATCTGTCATCTAATTTTGATAATTTTTGATCCATCAATGTAATCAAGCCATCTCCAACTGGGCCCAAATCTGGATGATTACTTGCTTGCTCAAGTTTCTCTAACTTAGCTAGTACAATTCCTAACTGGTGTTGATACTTTAGCAGTAACTTATCTTTTTGAATTTTAGAAAATTCAGAATCTGCTTGATATAATCTTGAAATGGTTTTAGTTAGAATATCTTTTTCAATTTTTAATGAACTGATTTGACTTTTGATGTGTGAACTTGCTCCTAGACTGAGCAACTGATTTTTGTCTCTTGGCATTTTACGGACGGCAGCAGCTGTAGCAACACCTGCTAATGAACTAAGAATTAAAACAATTTCT comes from the Candidatus Nitrosopumilus sediminis genome and includes:
- a CDS encoding cupredoxin domain-containing protein, translated to MTSIDKAGIIVTIVIVSIALGFLATGSPADIPVTIEKTAVPIKEATKETSEKIQELAKSGSQVMDKVTEKTKQVVKEAKEIGEEAKEFTTSKLPSRLVIIPTGTSVPGCEDGDKCYDPSTLIIFKGGEVIWRNDDSSAHTVTSGNIVSGPDKQFDSGLILSDETFSFKFEELGEYDYFCMIHPWANASVIVK
- the rpiA gene encoding ribose-5-phosphate isomerase RpiA translates to MTYDDAIKALSSDALKFVKDDYVIGLGSGRAATALVKSLAKLIKLKGYNVRGVPTSLQIKLIAEKGRIPLVEADQVEYIDVVFDGADQIDSQKYVIKGGGGALLRENILFSLAKKVVVMADKTKFVKNFTRTVPVEIHPLARNSVTNSIKKLGGDAEIRSLDRGYPFFTENGNIVLDCDFGTIKNPKALTQKIKQTAGVLESGIFLRKPDIIYKAKENGKFDII